The window TGATGCCAGATCAATAAACAATTGTCCGGCACCTATTTTATTGGCGAGAACGCCAAAAAGGACAAAATGAAAAACGTAGGTGGCAACCACACCAACGGGGATTCCAAAGATCCCCTGACTAGTAAGGTAGAGGTGGTTGACCAAACTCTCCCAACTAGTTCCAGGGTGCAGCAGGATAGCTGGTAAATAGGGGCCAGCCAGGGCATAAAGCAAGAATCCACTGACGATCAGTGGTAAGGTGATTCCAAGCGTTCGGCGCGTGGCTTCAAGGATAATGAAAATAGTGCACGTACCTGCAAGGATATCTGCGGTATTGGGAGCACCTATCCTAAAGGTAAGCTCAGTAAAGATCATCGGTCGGTAAAGAGCAACCGTAAAGGCGAGAGCTGCAAGAACCCAGTCAAACAGAGGGACATTGCCGAATCGCAACAAAGAATGTTTGTTTTGCTTGGTTTTCCTGAAGCCAAACAACAGGTAAATCAGGCTTAAGACAAGTGCTAAGTGGATACCCCGATGAATGTCTTCCCGGAGCAGTCCAAAGCCTGCGGTGTAATAGTGAAACACCGATAGGGTCACCAGCAGAACGCTGCTGACTCCAGCCGCTGGGGTTGTCAGGGGACGAAATTGCAGTTCTGGATCGTATTTTTCTGCTGCGGATTGAAATGAGAGGGCCATGACCTTAAAGCTTTTAAGAGTTGCTCTGCATTCCTACTTCTCGATAAAACCGCGCAGCTCCAGAATGCAGGGGAACCACCTGACTCTTGAGAGCATTTGCCTGCGTGATTTGCTTGCCCTTTGCATGACCATTGTCGAGAAGCTTGCGGCTATGCTTACTCCATAGTGCTTTAGTGATCGCATAAACCAGATTTTCATCGACGTCCTTGTGCACAACCCAAAGAGCCATAACACTAATGGTTGGGGTATCTGGAACCCCTTTATACGTGCTGGCAGGAATGGTGGCGGATTGAAAAAATGGATATTGCTTAACTAGATCGTCAATTCCTTTGCCAGCAATAGGGACCAGGCTGCCAGCGCCACTAGCAGTAAGTTCAACCACACTGCCAGTCGGATATCCGGCTACGATAAAAAAGGCATCAAGGTGGTTGTCTTTAATTTTAGCGCCACTTGGTTTGATGTATTCAGGAGTGAAATCACGTTTTGACAATCCAGCGCTTTCCATAATGAGTTGGGCATCAACAAGGGTGCCCGATCCAATTTCATCCAACGAGACACGCTTGCCCTTTAGACCGTGCACCGAATCAATCCCCGAACCCTTGCGCACCACTAAATGAACTGTTTCTGGATAAAGAGCTGCAATGATGCGGATGTCTTCAATTTTACCACGCTTTGCAAACAATCCAGTGCCTGTATAGGCCCAGTGGACGACATCAGCTTGTACAAAACCAGACTCGACGGATTTTGCGTGAATGGCGTTGATGTTGGCCACAGAACCATTGGAAGTCTGGGCTATTGCTGTCAGCCCAGGAACGCCACAGTTTTCTTTGTCCTGACATTGATGAGATTGGCTGATGGCATTGGCAATGACACCGCCAAGTGGAAAATAGGTCCCGGCAGTTCCTCCGGTTGCAATACGAAAGAAAGTCGGTTGGGACGCTATCAAGTTAGGGCTTTGCGAGTCCAGCAGAGAAAGCGTCGCAATCGTTATCAGGCTTAAGAGGGCTAATTTTTTGTACATGATCTCTCCTGTTTATTTATTGTTATAATGTCGTAAAATCAAAACCTCAGGTTTAATGATAGCAAGAAGCGCGCAGTTTACA is drawn from Pseudomonadota bacterium and contains these coding sequences:
- a CDS encoding TAXI family TRAP transporter solute-binding subunit, encoding MYKKLALLSLITIATLSLLDSQSPNLIASQPTFFRIATGGTAGTYFPLGGVIANAISQSHQCQDKENCGVPGLTAIAQTSNGSVANINAIHAKSVESGFVQADVVHWAYTGTGLFAKRGKIEDIRIIAALYPETVHLVVRKGSGIDSVHGLKGKRVSLDEIGSGTLVDAQLIMESAGLSKRDFTPEYIKPSGAKIKDNHLDAFFIVAGYPTGSVVELTASGAGSLVPIAGKGIDDLVKQYPFFQSATIPASTYKGVPDTPTISVMALWVVHKDVDENLVYAITKALWSKHSRKLLDNGHAKGKQITQANALKSQVVPLHSGAARFYREVGMQSNS